GACGGGCCATCTTCACTGGCTGAACGGCCGACGAAGTCGACATCCTTGGCGAGGTTGACGACGCGGCCGAGCCCGGCCTGGGCTGGGAAGGTGTCGAGACCGAGCTCGTGGCCGTAGAGCGGCATGCCTGCCTCGAGACGGAGTGTGTCACGGCTGGCGAGGCCTGCAGGAACAAGGCCGTGCGCAGCGCCGGCCTCCAGCAGCGCGTCCCACAGTTCCTGTGCGTCGTCGGGCGCGATGTAGAGTTCGAAACCGTCTTCCCCGGTGTATCCGGTGCGGGCGAACAACACGGGGTGTTCGCGGAACAGCCCCGCGAACGACCAGTAGTACCGCAACTCCGTGAGCGTTCGGGCGAACTCTGCCCCATCAGGACGGCCGCCCTCGACCGCGAAGCCTTCGACCGCGCCGAGGATGCTCAAGGCAGCGGGCCCCTGCACGGCAATCAGTGCGACATCGTCGCTCTCGTCGTAGGTGTCGACGTCGAAGCCTGCGGTGCGGGCGCGCAGCTCCGTCGCGACGATCTCACGGTTCGCGGCGTTTGCGACAACCATGAACCGATCCTCGCCCGTGCGATACACGACGAGGTCGTCGATGATTCCGCCTGCCGGATGCAGCAACAGACTGTACTTCGCCTGCCCGAGTGCGACAGCGGAGATCTTACCGGCGAGGGCGTGATCCAGAGCGACACCGGCTTCCGCCCCCAGGACCAGTATCTCGGCCATGTGCGAGAGGTCGAACAGCCCGGCAGCGGTACGAACTGCGCGGTGCTCTGCGAGATCGCTGGTGTAGCGCACCGGCATCTGCCAGCCGGCAAAGTCGGTGAAGTTCGCACCAGCCGCGACGTGCGCATCGTTAAGCGGAGACAATCGCTCCGCGGGCTCTTCCGCGCGCTCTTCGTGTTGCTCTTCCTGGCGTGGCGATTCTGACGAGGTCATGAGTTCTCCGGTCTGCGCGAGCCGTGCCCAGCGCGAGAGTGGTGCGGTGCACGCTACGCGGGCCCGCATCGGGAACTCCCCCTCTGTCATCCGGCCTGAGAGTTTCGCTCCACCCCCCGAGTCCTGGCGGAGTTCGGTAAGAGCAGCTTTCACCGTGGGCGGAACGTCGTTGCGCAAGATGTTCAGGTTTCGAGACGGCCGCGGGCGGCTTTCTCAACCCGAATTTCGCGAAGCGAAATTCGCTTTTCAGAGTGGCCAGCTCGACGCGGTAGGGATACCTGAGAGATTGTCGGGGAGGATTGCTCCTTCGGTGCCCGTTCGCTGTGCGACGGACTCTCCCGCATCGATCATTTCGGCCCAGTGTTCAGTTTGAAGTGTTCAGTTGGAATTGCTCAGTTGGAATTGCTCAGTTGCAACAGTCGCGCCAATGCGCACACCTAGCCTATCGTGTGCGAGCACTGCGACGTGTACTCGACGAGAGCGCACGTTCCGCGGGCTACTCGGCCACCGGAAGGGACGCTGCTCGATATGCACGTTAGAGTCAGTCAAACCTATAGCTATACTCACAGTTATAGTCTTATCAACCTGAACGGATGATGCGAGCAATCATGACCGACGAGGAACGCGCGGCGCACGTGACGCTGGCTGTATCGACGGTCATCTTCGCCCTGCGCACAGACGATCGATTCGGCGGGGCAGGGCACGAGCCGACGCTGTGGCTTCCGCTGGTGCGCCGCATCCGCGAGCCATACGACGGCAAGTGGGCGCTGCCCGGCGGACCGCTCGGCGGCACCGAAGGACTTGCGGATGCCGCGCGCCGGTCCCTGCAGGAGACCACCGCCCTCGTTCCGACCTACCTCGAACAGCTCTATGCGTTCGGAGACGTTGACCGCTCACCCGACGATCGCGTCGTCTCGATCGTGTACTGGGCGCTCGTCAACTCGAACGAAGCCCGCCGCGCGCTCGTCGGCCAGAATGTGCGCTGGTTTCCGGCAGACGAACTGCCGACTCTGGCATTCGATCACAACACGATCGTCGAGTACGCGCTCTGGCGGTTGCGCAACAAGATGGAGTACAGCCGCATCGCGCACACACTGCTCGGCGACACCTTCACCATCGCGCAACTGCGTGAGGTGCACGAGGCCGTGCTCGGTCGACGGCTGGATCCTGCCAACTTCCGCCGCACCATGGAGGCATCCGCGGCGATCGTGGACACCGGCGAGCGCGTCACCGGCACACGACATCGGCCACCCCGGCTCTATCGGTACAACACCGCAGCCGACCCTCAATTCCCGGCGCCGCAGACATCCGCGGCATCCGCGAATTTCTGAGAACAGAGAATCCCCGAGTAAGGAGCGCTCGACATGACCATCACGGCATCCGTCGACCTGAACATCAAACTGATCGACGCCGGCGAGCAGGACGGGGCGATCTGCGACCCCCACCTCGTCGAGGCTCCATGGGAGTATGACCCGAAGGATGTCGGGTATGGCCCAGGCGCCTCGAACGCCGACCCGTTACCGGCCGACGCACCCGTTCAAGGTGAGCTCCCCGACGAATACAAAACTGCCAGCGCAGAGGAGCTGCGCAACCGCATCCACGCGGCCAAAGAAACGCTCGGCGAGAGGGTCGTCGTGCTCGGCCACTTCTACCAGCGCGACGAAGTCGTGCAATACGCAGACTTCGTTGGAGATTCGTTTCAGCTCGCCAACGCGGCCAAAGCCAAGCCCGAGGTCGAGGCGATCGTCTTCTGCGGTGTGCACTTCATGGCAGAGACTGCTGACATTCTCACCGGCCCGCAACAGAAGGTGATCCTGCCCAATCTTGCAGCCGGTTGCTCGATGGCCGACATGGCTGATCTCGATTCGGTCGAGGAATGCTGGGAACAACTTGAGGAGCTGTACGGCACCGAACCGGATGCCGCAGGGCGCGTTCCGGTCATCCCGGTGACGTATATGAACTCCTCCGCCGATCTCAAAGCGTTCTGCGGTAGGAACGGCGGCATCGTGTGCACCTCATCGAATGCCGCGGCCGTACTCGACTGGGCGTTCGACCGCGGGCAGCGGGTGCTGTTCTTTCCCGACCAGCATCTCGGCCGCAACACCGCGAACGCAATGGGCATCACCGCCGAGCAGATGCCCATGTGGAACCCCCGGCAACTGTTCGGCGGCAACGATGAAGCGGCATTGAACGGAGCGCGGGTCATTCTCTGGCATGGGTTCTGCTCCGTGCACAAGCGGTTCACGGTGCAGCAGATCGAGAATGCTCGCGCCGAATATCCCGATGTGCGCGTCATCGTGCACCCGGAGTGCCCGGCCCCGGTTGTGGACGCGGCGGACGAGTACGGCTCAACCGACTACATCCGCAGAGCGATCGAGTCCGCTCCCGCCGGATCGGTCTTCGCGATCGGAACCGAGATCAACCTGGTGCAGCGCCTGGCGGCACAGCACCCGGAGCACACGATCTTCTGCCTGGACTCGGTCGTCTGCCCGTGCTCGACGATGTACCGGATCCACCCCGGGTACCTGGCCTGGGTGCTCGAAGGACTGGTGCGCGGTCAGGTGCTGAACCAGATCACCGTTCCGGACTCCGTTGCCGTTCCCGCTCGAATCGCTCTCGAACGGATGCTTGCGGCCCGACCCGGTAGCGTCTCGGCCGCGTGAGATGCCATCCGTCATCGTCGTCGGGAGCGGTATTGCCGGCCTGAGCGCCGCCCTGAGACTGAGTGCAACGCACAGCGTGA
The Rathayibacter sp. SW19 DNA segment above includes these coding regions:
- the gcvT gene encoding glycine cleavage system aminomethyltransferase GcvT, coding for MTSSESPRQEEQHEERAEEPAERLSPLNDAHVAAGANFTDFAGWQMPVRYTSDLAEHRAVRTAAGLFDLSHMAEILVLGAEAGVALDHALAGKISAVALGQAKYSLLLHPAGGIIDDLVVYRTGEDRFMVVANAANREIVATELRARTAGFDVDTYDESDDVALIAVQGPAALSILGAVEGFAVEGGRPDGAEFARTLTELRYYWSFAGLFREHPVLFARTGYTGEDGFELYIAPDDAQELWDALLEAGAAHGLVPAGLASRDTLRLEAGMPLYGHELGLDTFPAQAGLGRVVNLAKDVDFVGRSASEDGPSADAPVLVGLVGDGKRAARAGYEVFAAASDTSSQSETGAAIGTITSGALSPTLGHPIALAYVAPAFATPGTELTVDIRGSKLRFTVTKLPFYSRKKN
- a CDS encoding NUDIX hydrolase, whose amino-acid sequence is MMRAIMTDEERAAHVTLAVSTVIFALRTDDRFGGAGHEPTLWLPLVRRIREPYDGKWALPGGPLGGTEGLADAARRSLQETTALVPTYLEQLYAFGDVDRSPDDRVVSIVYWALVNSNEARRALVGQNVRWFPADELPTLAFDHNTIVEYALWRLRNKMEYSRIAHTLLGDTFTIAQLREVHEAVLGRRLDPANFRRTMEASAAIVDTGERVTGTRHRPPRLYRYNTAADPQFPAPQTSAASANF
- the nadA gene encoding quinolinate synthase NadA; amino-acid sequence: MTITASVDLNIKLIDAGEQDGAICDPHLVEAPWEYDPKDVGYGPGASNADPLPADAPVQGELPDEYKTASAEELRNRIHAAKETLGERVVVLGHFYQRDEVVQYADFVGDSFQLANAAKAKPEVEAIVFCGVHFMAETADILTGPQQKVILPNLAAGCSMADMADLDSVEECWEQLEELYGTEPDAAGRVPVIPVTYMNSSADLKAFCGRNGGIVCTSSNAAAVLDWAFDRGQRVLFFPDQHLGRNTANAMGITAEQMPMWNPRQLFGGNDEAALNGARVILWHGFCSVHKRFTVQQIENARAEYPDVRVIVHPECPAPVVDAADEYGSTDYIRRAIESAPAGSVFAIGTEINLVQRLAAQHPEHTIFCLDSVVCPCSTMYRIHPGYLAWVLEGLVRGQVLNQITVPDSVAVPARIALERMLAARPGSVSAA